In the Roseibium sp. HPY-6 genome, one interval contains:
- a CDS encoding aminoglycoside phosphotransferase family protein codes for MEPASRETHIKVPDRLVWLERLEGGRAWLDSLPDLISRARQRFQISALGQPFEGGNVSLVIPAERNGEAIVLKLQFVHRETRFEADALSCWNGNGAIHLLDHAPDLGALLLERCRPGLLLAESEDVDQIDVLSKLLKKLLVPADQPFTSLGDEAAHWRASIRSDWEKAGKPCDKYLVDLAFDALGELTKDKTGKVLLHQDLHGHNVLSADREPWLVIDPKPLVGDPAFALSPIVRSFEFGHSKREALYRLDRLSEELELDRERARLWTIAQTMAWAFESDYAQRHFDTLRWLLSR; via the coding sequence GTGGAGCCAGCTTCCCGCGAAACGCACATAAAGGTTCCAGACCGATTGGTCTGGCTGGAGAGGCTGGAAGGCGGGCGTGCCTGGCTAGACAGTCTTCCGGACCTGATTTCGCGTGCCCGACAACGTTTTCAGATTTCAGCTCTCGGACAACCGTTTGAGGGCGGCAACGTTTCGCTTGTCATCCCGGCCGAGCGCAACGGGGAAGCCATTGTCCTCAAACTTCAGTTCGTTCATAGAGAAACGCGGTTCGAAGCTGACGCGCTTTCCTGTTGGAATGGCAATGGCGCTATCCATCTACTCGACCATGCCCCGGACCTCGGCGCGCTTTTGCTGGAACGCTGTCGTCCTGGTCTGCTTCTGGCCGAGTCTGAAGACGTCGACCAAATCGACGTGCTTTCGAAGTTGCTCAAGAAGCTGCTTGTCCCGGCAGACCAGCCATTTACGAGCCTTGGCGACGAGGCTGCGCATTGGCGCGCATCGATAAGGTCTGATTGGGAAAAAGCAGGAAAACCATGCGACAAGTATCTTGTCGACCTTGCCTTTGACGCCTTGGGTGAACTGACGAAAGACAAAACCGGCAAGGTATTGCTGCATCAGGACCTTCATGGCCACAACGTCTTGTCCGCCGATCGCGAACCCTGGCTGGTGATCGATCCAAAACCGTTGGTTGGCGATCCGGCTTTTGCCCTCAGCCCGATCGTTCGGAGTTTCGAATTTGGACATTCGAAACGCGAAGCGCTTTACCGGTTGGATCGTTTGTCGGAGGAACTCGAACTGGACCGGGAGAGGGCCCGGTTATGGACAATCGCCCAGACGATGGCCTGGGCGTTTGAAAGCGACTACGCGCAGCGTCATTTTGATACGTTACGGTGGTTGCTTTCCAGATAG
- a CDS encoding D-glycerate dehydrogenase: protein MAKKKPVVVVTRKLPDVVETRMRELFETRLNEHDRPFSQAELVEAVRTADVLVPTVTDRIDSSVLSQAGENLKLIANFGNGVDNIDVVTANNRGINVTNTPGVLTEDTADMTMALMLSVPRRLATGIGALAAGDWAGWSPTWMLGHRIWGKRLGIIGMGRIGQAVARRAKAFGMSIHYHNRRRVADEVEEELEATYWESLDQMLARMDVVSVHCPHTPATFHLLSARRLKLLKKDAYVVNTARGEVIDENALIRMLEAGDLAGAGLDVFEHEPAVNPKLVKLENVVLLPHMGSATIEGRIEMGEKVIINIKTFMDGHRPPDRVLPSML, encoded by the coding sequence ATGGCGAAAAAGAAGCCTGTCGTTGTTGTGACCCGGAAGCTTCCGGACGTGGTTGAAACCCGAATGCGGGAGCTTTTTGAAACGCGTCTCAATGAACATGACAGACCTTTCAGCCAGGCCGAGCTTGTAGAAGCTGTCAGAACTGCCGATGTTCTGGTGCCGACTGTGACTGACCGGATCGATTCGTCCGTCCTGTCGCAGGCGGGCGAAAACCTCAAATTGATCGCGAACTTCGGTAACGGCGTCGACAACATCGACGTCGTCACGGCCAACAATCGCGGCATCAACGTCACCAACACGCCGGGTGTACTCACCGAGGACACGGCCGACATGACCATGGCGCTGATGTTGTCGGTACCGCGTCGACTTGCCACAGGCATCGGTGCGCTTGCCGCAGGCGATTGGGCAGGATGGTCGCCAACCTGGATGCTGGGTCACCGGATCTGGGGCAAACGCCTCGGAATTATCGGCATGGGACGCATCGGTCAGGCCGTGGCGCGCCGGGCAAAAGCCTTTGGAATGTCGATCCATTATCATAACCGCCGCCGGGTTGCCGACGAGGTGGAGGAAGAACTTGAGGCAACCTATTGGGAAAGCCTCGACCAGATGCTGGCCCGCATGGATGTGGTTTCGGTCCATTGCCCGCACACGCCGGCAACCTTCCATCTCCTGTCTGCCCGCAGGCTGAAACTCCTGAAAAAGGACGCTTACGTAGTCAACACCGCACGCGGCGAGGTCATCGACGAAAACGCTTTGATCCGTATGCTGGAGGCGGGCGACCTTGCCGGAGCTGGCCTGGACGTCTTTGAGCATGAACCTGCGGTCAATCCGAAGCTGGTGAAACTGGAAAACGTGGTTCTGCTTCCACATATGGGATCGGCCACGATCGAAGGCCGCATTGAGATGGGCGAAAAGGTCATCATCAACATCAAGACCTTCATGGATGGTCACCGGCCGCCGGATCGCGTGTTGCCGTCGATGCTTTGA
- a CDS encoding SH3 domain-containing protein, whose translation MTILFAMTWLTAPAAAQGTTTGASGLPIPRFVSLKSDRVNVRVGPSREHAIAWTFVQSGLPVEIIQEFENWRRIRDWEGKVGWVFHSLLSGRRTALVTPWEKNDRTPLRARSRSDADIVAELEPFVLTSVTECAGGWCRVNGAQYDGWLDQTRLFGVYPDEILED comes from the coding sequence ATGACAATCCTGTTTGCCATGACCTGGCTGACGGCGCCCGCCGCGGCGCAAGGCACGACAACCGGCGCGTCGGGGTTGCCCATTCCACGCTTCGTCAGTTTGAAATCGGACCGGGTCAATGTTCGGGTCGGCCCTTCGCGAGAACATGCCATCGCCTGGACTTTCGTTCAGTCCGGTCTTCCCGTCGAGATCATCCAGGAATTTGAAAACTGGCGCCGCATACGCGACTGGGAAGGCAAGGTCGGCTGGGTGTTCCATTCTCTGCTTTCCGGCCGCCGGACAGCGCTGGTGACGCCCTGGGAAAAGAATGATCGGACCCCGCTCAGGGCCCGCTCGCGCTCCGATGCCGATATCGTTGCGGAACTTGAACCCTTCGTGCTGACCTCGGTCACCGAATGTGCGGGTGGCTGGTGCCGCGTCAATGGCGCGCAATATGACGGCTGGCTCGACCAGACGCGTCTTTTCGGCGTTTACCCGGATGAAATTCTGGAAGACTGA
- the fabI gene encoding enoyl-ACP reductase FabI, with protein sequence MSDLMKGKRGLIMGVANDHSIAWGIAKTLADHGAELAFTYQGEAFGKRTKPLAESVGSEILLPCDVEDIASVDHVFDTLKETWGTIDFLVHAVAFSDKSELRGKYADTTRENFSRTMLISCFSFTEIAKRAADIMPNGGSIITLTYGGSTKVMPNYNVMGVAKAALESSVRYLAVDYGEQNIRVNAISAGPVRTLAGSGVSDARLMFNFQKRNSPLCRTVSLDEIGGTGLYLLSDLSGGVTGEVHFVDSGYNIMSMPRLDELKAQENQAS encoded by the coding sequence ATGTCTGATCTGATGAAGGGCAAACGCGGCCTGATCATGGGCGTTGCCAACGATCACTCCATTGCCTGGGGCATTGCCAAGACACTGGCCGACCACGGAGCGGAACTCGCATTCACCTACCAGGGTGAAGCCTTCGGCAAACGCACCAAACCATTGGCCGAGTCGGTCGGTTCTGAGATCCTGTTGCCGTGCGACGTCGAGGATATCGCGTCTGTTGACCATGTCTTCGATACCCTGAAAGAGACCTGGGGCACGATTGACTTTCTGGTTCATGCGGTTGCGTTTTCCGACAAGTCGGAACTGCGCGGAAAATACGCGGACACGACCCGGGAGAATTTCTCCCGTACCATGCTGATTTCGTGCTTTTCCTTCACGGAAATCGCCAAGCGTGCAGCGGATATTATGCCGAATGGCGGTTCAATCATCACGCTGACCTATGGCGGATCGACCAAAGTGATGCCGAATTACAACGTCATGGGCGTTGCAAAAGCGGCGCTTGAATCCTCCGTCCGGTACCTCGCGGTCGATTATGGCGAACAGAATATCCGCGTGAACGCAATATCCGCCGGCCCCGTCCGCACGCTTGCCGGCTCGGGTGTCTCGGACGCGCGGCTGATGTTCAACTTCCAGAAGCGCAATTCACCGCTTTGCCGAACTGTCTCCCTCGACGAGATTGGCGGGACAGGACTGTACCTTCTGTCCGACCTTTCCGGCGGCGTGACCGGCGAAGTTCATTTCGTCGACAGCGGCTACAACATCATGTCGATGCCGCGTCTGGACGAATTGAAGGCGCAGGAAAACCAGGCGAGCTAA
- the fabB gene encoding beta-ketoacyl-ACP synthase I, with amino-acid sequence MRRVVVTGIGIVSSIGSNAQEVLASLREGKSGIRFAPDYAEHGFRSQVHGMPDVDIPSLIDKRQLRFMGDGAAYNYISMQQAITDSGLEEADVSNTRTGLIMGSGGPSTKNLFQAHKIVIEKGSPKRMGPFMVTRGMSSTNSACLATPFKIKGINYSITSACSTSAHCIGAATEQIQFGKQDVMFAGGGEELDWTLSCLFDAMGAMSSKYNDTPETASRAYDATRDGFVIAGGGGVVVLEELEHAKARGAKIYAEVTGYAANSDGYDMVAPSGEGGERCMRLAIETLGDRKVNYINTHGTSTPVGDIGEIEAIRRVFGEHQPPASSTKSLTGHSLGATGVQEAIYCLLMLQNDFMTASANIADLDPALNKDEIVTERVDNAGLDTVLSNSFGFGGTNASLALSRYHG; translated from the coding sequence ATGAGACGCGTTGTCGTCACCGGTATCGGAATCGTTTCATCTATCGGATCGAATGCCCAGGAAGTGCTTGCTAGCCTTCGCGAAGGCAAGTCCGGTATCCGTTTTGCACCGGACTACGCAGAGCACGGCTTTCGCAGCCAGGTGCACGGCATGCCGGATGTCGACATTCCGTCGCTGATCGACAAACGCCAGCTTCGTTTCATGGGAGATGGCGCCGCTTACAACTACATCTCCATGCAGCAGGCGATTACGGACAGTGGTCTGGAAGAGGCCGACGTTTCGAATACGCGCACAGGCCTGATCATGGGCTCCGGCGGGCCGTCGACGAAGAACCTGTTCCAGGCCCACAAAATCGTCATCGAAAAAGGGTCGCCGAAACGAATGGGTCCTTTCATGGTGACGCGCGGCATGAGCTCAACAAACTCCGCGTGCCTGGCAACGCCCTTCAAGATCAAGGGCATCAATTATTCCATCACTTCCGCCTGCTCCACCTCCGCACACTGCATCGGCGCTGCGACCGAACAGATCCAGTTCGGAAAGCAGGACGTCATGTTTGCCGGCGGCGGTGAAGAACTGGACTGGACCCTTTCCTGCCTGTTCGACGCCATGGGCGCCATGTCCTCCAAATACAACGACACACCGGAAACCGCATCTCGCGCCTATGATGCAACCCGCGACGGCTTCGTGATTGCAGGCGGTGGCGGCGTTGTTGTTCTGGAAGAACTGGAGCACGCCAAGGCGCGCGGCGCGAAAATCTACGCCGAAGTCACGGGTTACGCGGCCAATTCAGACGGTTACGACATGGTGGCTCCCTCCGGTGAGGGTGGCGAGCGCTGCATGCGGCTTGCCATCGAAACGCTCGGGGACCGCAAGGTCAACTACATCAATACCCACGGCACCTCGACGCCGGTCGGTGATATCGGAGAGATCGAAGCGATCCGGCGCGTGTTTGGCGAGCATCAGCCGCCAGCCTCCTCGACCAAGTCGCTGACAGGACACAGCCTCGGTGCGACCGGGGTGCAGGAGGCAATCTACTGCCTGCTTATGCTGCAGAACGATTTCATGACGGCATCCGCCAACATTGCTGATCTCGATCCGGCTCTCAACAAGGACGAGATCGTGACCGAACGTGTCGACAATGCCGGCCTGGACACCGTTCTTTCCAACAGCTTCGGCTTCGGTGGCACCAACGCCTCCCTCGCGCTGTCGCGCTACCACGGCTGA
- the fabA gene encoding 3-hydroxyacyl-[acyl-carrier-protein] dehydratase FabA, with the protein MTERRSSYDYEDLLACGRGELFGPGNAQLPLPPMLMFDRITELSETGGEFDKGYARAEFDIKPDLWFFPCHFQGNPVMPGCLGLDALWQLTGFVLGWLGLEGKGMALSTGEIKFKGMVTPDVKLVEYGVDFKRIMKGRLVLGIADGWLKADGEQIYKATDLRVGLAKT; encoded by the coding sequence ATGACCGAGCGCCGCTCCAGCTACGATTACGAAGATCTCCTCGCCTGCGGCCGCGGCGAGCTCTTTGGCCCGGGCAATGCCCAACTGCCTCTCCCGCCAATGCTGATGTTCGATCGGATAACCGAACTTTCCGAAACAGGCGGAGAGTTCGACAAGGGTTACGCGCGTGCGGAATTCGATATCAAACCGGATCTATGGTTCTTTCCGTGCCACTTTCAGGGCAATCCGGTCATGCCCGGATGCCTTGGACTGGACGCTCTGTGGCAGCTGACCGGCTTCGTTCTCGGCTGGCTCGGACTGGAAGGAAAGGGCATGGCGCTTTCCACCGGCGAAATCAAATTCAAGGGAATGGTCACGCCCGACGTGAAACTCGTGGAATATGGCGTTGACTTCAAACGGATCATGAAAGGCCGCCTGGTCCTGGGGATAGCCGACGGCTGGCTGAAAGCCGATGGTGAGCAGATCTACAAGGCGACGGACTTGCGCGTCGGCCTGGCGAAGACCTGA
- the irrA gene encoding iron response transcriptional regulator IrrA, which translates to MTTHTAMETTGKDVTDMLRSAGLRPTRQRVSLAELLYSKGDRHISAELLHEEAVEADVPVSLATVYNTLHQFTEAGLLREVAIDGNKTYFDTNVSDHHHFFIEGENRVIDIPGEGVGIDRIPQAPEGMEVVRVDVVVRVREKR; encoded by the coding sequence ATGACGACACACACTGCAATGGAAACAACCGGCAAGGATGTGACCGATATGCTGCGTTCCGCGGGTCTGCGGCCAACGCGCCAGCGCGTGTCTCTGGCAGAATTGCTCTATTCCAAGGGTGACCGTCACATTTCAGCGGAGCTTCTTCACGAAGAAGCGGTCGAGGCAGACGTTCCCGTCTCACTGGCGACTGTTTACAACACGCTGCACCAGTTCACCGAGGCAGGTTTGCTGCGTGAAGTCGCGATTGACGGCAACAAGACCTATTTCGACACCAACGTGTCCGATCATCACCATTTCTTCATCGAGGGCGAAAACCGCGTGATCGACATCCCGGGTGAGGGCGTCGGCATTGACCGGATCCCGCAGGCACCTGAGGGTATGGAAGTTGTTCGCGTCGATGTTGTCGTCCGCGTCCGTGAAAAGCGTTGA
- a CDS encoding GNAT family N-acetyltransferase — translation MNLPDGPFPESERLTFRLPTKEDAAFYRQMMNEPDYHRFIADRGIRTDADAAGYIEEKTLAHFKKHGVGLWLVALKQTGEPLGACGLVVRDDLDYPDLGYAFCEKNRGQGYAIEAGQAVLDYVRLNMNLERLCAITHLENARSARLLLKLGFVAEGRRYLATYDDMSDYFLFHFNRSDQSNR, via the coding sequence GTGAACCTTCCAGATGGACCCTTTCCCGAGAGCGAACGCCTGACCTTCCGCCTGCCAACAAAAGAAGATGCCGCCTTTTACAGGCAGATGATGAACGAGCCGGACTATCATCGCTTCATTGCCGATCGGGGCATTCGAACCGATGCGGACGCTGCGGGCTACATAGAGGAAAAAACGCTCGCGCATTTTAAAAAACACGGGGTCGGTCTCTGGCTGGTCGCGCTTAAGCAGACAGGGGAGCCGCTCGGAGCCTGTGGTCTCGTCGTGCGCGATGACCTCGATTATCCCGATCTTGGCTACGCTTTTTGCGAGAAGAACCGGGGCCAAGGCTATGCTATCGAAGCCGGGCAGGCGGTTCTGGATTACGTGAGGCTGAATATGAACCTCGAGCGGCTCTGCGCGATAACGCATTTGGAGAATGCTCGATCAGCCAGGCTTCTGCTGAAATTGGGATTTGTTGCTGAAGGGCGCAGATATCTCGCCACGTATGACGACATGTCCGACTATTTTCTGTTTCACTTCAACAGAAGCGACCAGTCAAACCGCTGA
- the nth gene encoding endonuclease III, translating to MTQAKSSAKRKAPKRSAKKKQTRKTTPSVDNPGKVLKRSRYSKAEAFAVFQRFHADNPEPEGELDYVNAFTLLVAVVLSAQATDVGVNRATKNLFQIADTPEKMVSLGEDRVRDEIRTIGLYKNKAKNVILLSEQLIRDHNGDVPEDREALEQLPGVGRKTANVVLNIFFGHPTIAVDTHLFRLGNRIGIAPGKTPLDVEKAMEKAVPKEFSLHAHHWLILHGRYICKARKPECRRCVIYDLCKSTEKEKFDAVPEIALRAKAQIERESAA from the coding sequence ATGACCCAAGCAAAGAGCTCAGCCAAACGCAAAGCCCCAAAACGGTCCGCAAAGAAAAAGCAGACCAGGAAAACGACGCCTTCCGTGGACAATCCCGGCAAGGTTCTGAAACGGTCCCGCTACAGCAAGGCCGAGGCCTTTGCCGTTTTTCAGAGGTTTCACGCAGACAATCCGGAACCGGAGGGCGAACTCGACTATGTCAACGCCTTTACCCTCCTGGTGGCGGTCGTTCTTTCCGCTCAGGCAACCGATGTTGGCGTCAACCGGGCCACGAAGAACCTGTTCCAGATCGCGGACACACCGGAAAAGATGGTCAGCCTCGGCGAGGACCGGGTGCGCGACGAAATCCGGACGATCGGGCTTTACAAAAACAAGGCCAAGAACGTTATCCTGCTCTCCGAACAATTGATCCGCGATCACAACGGAGACGTTCCGGAAGACAGGGAAGCGCTTGAGCAACTCCCCGGGGTTGGACGCAAAACCGCGAATGTCGTCCTGAACATCTTCTTCGGTCATCCGACGATTGCGGTCGATACGCATCTTTTCAGGCTGGGGAACAGAATCGGGATCGCCCCAGGTAAAACACCGCTCGACGTTGAAAAGGCCATGGAAAAGGCGGTTCCGAAGGAATTTTCCCTTCACGCGCACCACTGGCTGATCCTGCATGGCCGCTATATCTGCAAAGCACGCAAACCGGAGTGCCGACGTTGCGTGATCTACGATCTTTGCAAGAGCACCGAGAAAGAGAAGTTCGACGCGGTGCCGGAGATCGCCCTGCGCGCCAAAGCGCAGATCGAAAGGGAAAGTGCCGCGTGA
- a CDS encoding DUF2244 domain-containing protein, which yields MSENNPKPENSSREDEIDRPFFTAILTPHRSLGPNGFMILMLCFGAVSFVAGVLFWSIGAWPVFGFFGLDIALLWLAFRMNYRSAKTHEEVVVSRNELIIRKVGPGKRFQEFRFNPFWVRLSVDRIEDEGVVKITLTSRGESVDLGNFLNPDDRTSFAGAIANALAVAKSGSA from the coding sequence ATGAGCGAGAACAATCCGAAACCCGAGAATAGTTCCCGGGAAGACGAAATCGACCGGCCTTTTTTCACCGCGATCCTGACACCTCACAGATCGCTGGGCCCGAACGGTTTCATGATTCTGATGCTCTGTTTCGGCGCCGTCAGTTTCGTCGCCGGTGTTTTGTTCTGGAGCATTGGTGCCTGGCCCGTCTTCGGGTTCTTCGGGCTTGATATCGCCCTTCTCTGGCTTGCCTTCCGGATGAATTATCGCTCAGCGAAAACCCACGAAGAGGTTGTGGTTTCCCGCAATGAACTGATCATTCGCAAGGTCGGTCCGGGTAAACGCTTCCAGGAATTCAGGTTCAACCCTTTCTGGGTCCGGCTTTCGGTTGACCGCATCGAAGATGAAGGTGTCGTGAAAATCACGCTCACCAGCCGAGGTGAAAGCGTTGATCTAGGCAATTTCCTTAATCCCGACGACAGAACCAGCTTTGCCGGTGCAATCGCGAATGCCCTGGCCGTCGCAAAGTCAGGTAGCGCTTAG
- a CDS encoding MFS transporter: MNSVAQLPRQAILILLLQFTNSLGTSALIPMMSFFIVEGLGSEPWQVGLYTGLVMPLTLLANRWAGERLDHGFPVKRLLLISVCAFILVTALLTQVSSLLMLVLMVAPLMGLSNMGTGTIFTYCRLYAERNQLDVVRINSLLRMMVSLAWMIGPAVSFLLVTEFGFVTAFSAAFGIGVLYLLLGYVAVPHSFKSARKKSGNKDTSPINWGLLIAGAICLGFVITNSLFVSAMPLFFVQETGLPGYTPGLSLSVKCLVEIFVIFGSVRLAEVIGLRKVLLVSASFAGISMFLFAEVTTVWQVIAVSALEGTYYGLFAGVSITFVQSFAPDRPGRATAVYMNSLFLGGMIGSVSMGFIASATDFKTVLYVAALSSFAALVVLIATLKVRPAPTESKA; encoded by the coding sequence ATGAACTCCGTTGCGCAATTGCCCCGGCAGGCAATACTGATCCTGCTGCTGCAATTCACCAACAGTCTGGGCACTTCCGCGCTGATACCGATGATGAGTTTCTTCATCGTCGAAGGCCTGGGATCCGAACCCTGGCAGGTCGGACTTTATACAGGGCTGGTCATGCCGCTCACGCTGCTAGCAAATCGTTGGGCAGGCGAACGGCTGGATCACGGATTTCCGGTGAAGCGCCTGCTCTTGATCTCCGTCTGCGCCTTCATCCTCGTGACAGCGCTCCTGACGCAGGTCTCCAGCCTGTTGATGCTGGTTCTGATGGTGGCGCCGTTGATGGGACTGAGCAATATGGGAACGGGAACCATATTCACCTATTGCCGGCTTTATGCGGAACGCAACCAATTGGATGTGGTGCGAATCAATTCCTTGCTCCGCATGATGGTTTCCCTTGCCTGGATGATCGGACCCGCCGTGTCGTTCCTGCTGGTCACCGAATTCGGCTTCGTAACTGCGTTCAGCGCAGCCTTTGGTATCGGTGTGCTTTATTTGCTCCTCGGCTACGTTGCCGTTCCTCACAGTTTCAAGTCGGCCCGCAAAAAGTCTGGCAACAAAGACACGTCTCCAATCAATTGGGGCCTCCTGATTGCCGGAGCGATTTGTCTGGGTTTCGTGATCACCAACTCGCTCTTCGTCTCCGCGATGCCGTTGTTCTTCGTGCAGGAAACCGGATTGCCCGGCTATACGCCCGGCCTGTCTTTGTCGGTCAAATGCCTGGTCGAAATCTTCGTGATTTTCGGCTCCGTACGGTTGGCGGAAGTCATCGGCTTGCGCAAGGTCCTGCTCGTCTCGGCCAGTTTTGCAGGGATCAGCATGTTCCTGTTCGCCGAGGTCACTACCGTCTGGCAGGTCATCGCCGTGTCGGCTCTGGAGGGTACCTATTACGGTCTCTTTGCCGGGGTTTCGATCACCTTCGTCCAGAGCTTTGCGCCGGACCGGCCTGGCCGGGCAACTGCGGTTTATATGAACAGTCTTTTCCTCGGTGGTATGATCGGAAGTGTTTCGATGGGTTTCATTGCAAGCGCGACCGATTTCAAGACGGTGCTCTACGTTGCAGCCTTGAGTTCATTTGCCGCATTGGTGGTGCTGATTGCAACGCTGAAAGTCAGGCCCGCGCCAACAGAAAGCAAAGCCTAA